In Aquimarina spinulae, a single window of DNA contains:
- a CDS encoding glutamine synthetase III has translation MSTLRFQALKESLHRKPVIVTETERRSVLFGNNVFNQTTMLQYLTKDAYSSVMDAIEHGSKIDRKIADQISSAMKEWALSKGVTHYTHWFQPLTGATAEKHDAFFETIGNGQAIEKFGGGQLVQQEPDASSFPNGGIRNTFEARGYTAWDPTSPAFIYGTTLCIPTVFVAYTGEALDYKTPLLRALQAVDNAATAVAKYFDKNVKKVNASLGWEQEYFLIDSALAYSRPDIVMTGRTLLGHSAAKGQQLDDHYFGSIPTRALDYMRDLETECMLLGIPVKTRHNEVAPNQFELAPIFEETNLAVDHNSLLMDVMDKVAARHHLTVLLHEKPFAGVNGSGKHNNWSLATNTGVNLLGPGKTPMSNLQFLTFFINTIKAINENEELMRAGIASASNDHRLGANEAPPAIMSVFIGEQLTAVLKELEGVTNGKLSPQEKTDLKLNVVGKIPEILLDNTDRNRTSPFAFTGNKFEFRAVGSKANCANPMTILNTIVAKQLVDFKKEVDALIDKKGLKKDEAIFNVLREYIKQSKNILFEGNGYGEEWEKEAKKRGLSNNKTTPEALKAKVSKKNLELFEKMGVMNKIEAEARYEIEVEEYVLRIQIEGRVLGDIARNHVIPTAIRYQNMLINNVSGLKELYGKDFKKYAKEQMGIIEEISGHIGKINTKVNEMTEARKKANKLEDLEKKASSYCDKVKPLFDEIRYSCDKLELLVDDELWPLTKYRELLFTR, from the coding sequence ATGTCAACACTCAGATTTCAAGCTCTAAAAGAGAGCTTACATCGTAAACCTGTTATAGTTACAGAAACAGAACGTCGATCTGTATTATTTGGTAACAATGTATTTAATCAAACAACAATGCTTCAGTATCTTACCAAAGATGCTTATAGTAGTGTAATGGATGCCATAGAACATGGTTCTAAAATTGATCGCAAGATTGCTGATCAAATTTCATCGGCGATGAAAGAATGGGCACTTTCTAAAGGTGTAACACATTATACCCATTGGTTTCAACCATTAACAGGAGCAACAGCAGAAAAACATGATGCCTTTTTTGAAACCATAGGGAATGGGCAGGCCATCGAAAAATTTGGAGGAGGACAATTGGTACAACAAGAACCAGATGCATCTTCTTTTCCTAATGGAGGGATTCGTAATACCTTCGAAGCTAGGGGGTATACTGCATGGGATCCTACTTCTCCTGCTTTTATTTATGGTACTACATTATGTATTCCTACCGTTTTTGTCGCCTATACAGGGGAGGCTCTGGATTATAAAACGCCATTGTTAAGAGCTTTGCAGGCTGTCGATAACGCAGCAACAGCTGTTGCCAAGTATTTTGATAAGAATGTTAAAAAAGTAAATGCATCTTTGGGTTGGGAACAAGAGTATTTTTTGATTGATAGTGCATTGGCATATTCTAGACCCGATATTGTAATGACCGGTAGAACACTTCTTGGTCATTCTGCAGCAAAAGGACAACAACTAGATGACCACTATTTTGGAAGCATCCCTACAAGAGCATTGGATTATATGAGGGATTTGGAAACAGAATGTATGCTGTTGGGTATTCCGGTAAAAACACGTCATAATGAGGTAGCTCCTAATCAATTTGAGTTGGCTCCTATATTTGAAGAAACAAACCTTGCTGTAGATCACAACTCCTTACTTATGGATGTTATGGATAAAGTAGCGGCAAGACACCACCTAACTGTACTTTTACACGAGAAACCTTTTGCAGGTGTAAATGGATCAGGAAAACACAATAACTGGTCTTTGGCAACAAATACTGGTGTAAATTTATTAGGCCCGGGAAAAACACCAATGAGTAACCTTCAATTTTTAACCTTTTTCATTAATACTATTAAAGCTATTAATGAAAATGAAGAATTAATGAGAGCAGGTATTGCTTCGGCTAGTAATGATCACCGTCTTGGAGCTAATGAAGCGCCTCCAGCTATTATGTCTGTATTTATAGGAGAGCAATTAACAGCTGTACTTAAAGAATTAGAAGGAGTTACTAATGGGAAATTATCTCCACAAGAAAAAACAGATCTTAAATTAAATGTAGTAGGGAAAATACCAGAGATTTTATTAGACAATACAGATCGTAATAGAACTTCTCCTTTTGCTTTTACAGGAAATAAATTTGAATTTAGAGCTGTAGGGTCTAAAGCAAACTGTGCAAATCCAATGACAATTCTTAATACTATCGTAGCAAAACAGCTGGTAGATTTTAAGAAAGAAGTTGACGCATTGATTGATAAAAAGGGACTCAAAAAAGATGAGGCAATATTTAATGTGTTAAGAGAATATATAAAGCAATCCAAAAATATTCTTTTTGAAGGAAATGGATATGGCGAGGAATGGGAAAAAGAAGCTAAGAAGAGAGGGTTAAGTAATAATAAAACTACCCCCGAAGCACTAAAAGCTAAGGTTTCTAAGAAAAACCTGGAACTTTTTGAGAAAATGGGTGTAATGAATAAGATTGAAGCCGAAGCTCGTTATGAAATTGAAGTAGAAGAATATGTATTAAGAATTCAAATAGAAGGTAGGGTGCTTGGAGATATTGCTCGAAACCATGTGATTCCGACTGCAATACGGTATCAAAATATGTTAATCAATAATGTGTCTGGATTAAAAGAACTATATGGTAAAGATTTTAAAAAATATGCTAAGGAGCAGATGGGAATCATAGAAGAGATTTCGGGACATATTGGTAAGATCAACACTAAGGTTAATGAAATGACCGAAGCACGTAAAAAAGCAAACAAACTTGAAGATCTAGAGAAAAAAGCTTCGAGTTATTGTGATAAAGTGAAACCTCTGTTTGATGAAATTAGATATAGCTGCGATAAATTAGAATTACTTGTAGACGATGAACTATGGCCGCTAACAAAATATAGAGAGCTGCTTTTTACAAGGTAG
- a CDS encoding glutamine synthetase beta-grasp domain-containing protein yields the protein MSKAKLEYIWLDGYKPTANLRSKTKIEENFSGKLEECPMWSFDGSSTRQAEGGSSDCLLKPVAIYPDPARKNGYLVMTEVLNSDGTPHESNARATIDDDDNDFWFGFEQEYFIMDSKTQLPLGFPVGGYPGPQGMYYCSVGGRNTHGRDFVEEHADLCIAAGLNFEGINQEVASGQWEFQLFAKGAKKAGDEIWVARYLLDRLTEQYGYYIEYHPKPIKGDWNGSGMHANFSNEVLRTCGSKEVYETICEAFRPVTKEHIAVYGEFNDQRLTGEHETQSIHEFSYGVSDRGASIRIPIITVEKGWKGWLEDRRPASNGDPYKIAARIVTTVKTADVAAVMA from the coding sequence ATGAGTAAAGCTAAATTAGAATACATTTGGCTAGATGGTTACAAACCAACTGCTAACTTAAGAAGTAAAACAAAAATTGAAGAAAATTTTAGCGGAAAGCTTGAAGAGTGCCCAATGTGGTCTTTTGACGGTAGTTCTACAAGACAAGCAGAAGGCGGTTCTTCTGATTGTTTATTAAAACCTGTTGCTATATATCCTGATCCTGCAAGAAAAAATGGATACCTGGTAATGACAGAAGTTTTAAATTCTGATGGAACTCCTCACGAGTCTAATGCACGAGCAACAATCGATGATGATGATAATGATTTTTGGTTTGGTTTTGAGCAAGAATACTTTATTATGGATTCTAAAACACAGCTACCATTAGGATTTCCTGTTGGTGGTTACCCTGGCCCACAAGGTATGTATTATTGTTCTGTAGGAGGTAGAAATACACATGGAAGAGATTTTGTTGAAGAACATGCTGATCTATGTATCGCTGCAGGACTTAATTTTGAAGGAATTAATCAAGAAGTTGCAAGTGGACAATGGGAATTTCAACTATTTGCCAAAGGAGCTAAAAAAGCTGGAGATGAAATATGGGTAGCTCGTTATTTATTAGATCGTCTCACCGAACAATATGGGTATTATATTGAATATCACCCTAAACCTATTAAAGGAGACTGGAATGGTTCTGGTATGCATGCAAACTTTTCTAACGAAGTATTAAGAACCTGTGGTTCTAAAGAAGTTTATGAAACTATTTGTGAAGCATTTAGACCTGTTACCAAAGAACATATTGCTGTATATGGTGAGTTTAATGATCAACGATTAACCGGTGAACACGAAACACAGTCTATACACGAATTCTCTTATGGAGTATCAGATAGAGGAGCATCTATAAGAATTCCTATTATTACCGTAGAAAAAGGATGGAAAGGTTGGCTAGAAGACCGTAGACCTGCATCTAACGGTGATCCATATAAAATTGCTGCTAGAATTGTAACTACTGTTAAAACTGCAGATGTTGCAGCTGTAATGGCATAA
- a CDS encoding calcium/sodium antiporter, whose product MVASILYLIIGLVLLVVGGEFLVRSSVALSFRLKLSRMVIGLTVVSFATSAPELLVSIQAALDGLSDISLGNVVGSNIANIGLVLGITAIIGPLAIDKDFYKFNWPVMVLLSFVLYLFLENDAILTQLEGLVLLLSLLVYLFLLIRRARKSSNTAAEEVDDSLQKTSNFKIIIWLLIGGTALYFGSELLVSGAETIAKKMGVSEGVIAVTLIAVGTSVPELAASVIAALKQEKAISLGNLIGSNIFNIASVLGITSLIQPIAVKDETLMNVNIYWMLGFAMILLPLAFIPKKMILGRPKGVLIFAAYCIFIAMVFIE is encoded by the coding sequence ATGGTTGCCAGTATACTATACCTTATTATAGGACTAGTACTTCTTGTTGTAGGAGGGGAGTTTTTAGTAAGATCCTCTGTTGCACTTTCGTTCAGACTTAAATTGTCTCGTATGGTTATTGGGTTAACCGTAGTTTCTTTTGCTACCTCTGCTCCAGAATTATTAGTAAGCATTCAGGCGGCATTAGACGGATTATCAGATATATCTTTAGGTAATGTAGTTGGGTCTAATATTGCTAATATTGGTTTGGTATTGGGTATTACTGCTATAATAGGCCCTTTGGCTATCGACAAGGATTTTTACAAATTCAATTGGCCGGTAATGGTATTGTTATCTTTTGTATTATATCTCTTTTTAGAAAATGATGCAATTTTAACTCAGTTAGAAGGACTTGTGTTGTTATTATCTTTACTGGTTTATCTGTTCCTTTTGATTCGAAGAGCTAGAAAATCTTCTAATACTGCAGCAGAAGAGGTCGATGATTCTCTTCAGAAAACATCTAATTTTAAAATTATAATTTGGTTACTCATTGGCGGAACTGCATTATATTTTGGTTCAGAATTATTGGTAAGCGGAGCAGAAACCATTGCCAAAAAAATGGGAGTTAGCGAAGGTGTAATTGCAGTTACTCTTATTGCAGTGGGGACTAGTGTTCCAGAATTAGCTGCTTCTGTTATTGCAGCACTTAAACAGGAAAAAGCAATTTCACTCGGAAATCTTATAGGATCTAATATTTTTAATATTGCTTCGGTATTAGGAATAACTTCATTAATTCAACCTATTGCAGTAAAAGATGAAACACTAATGAATGTAAATATTTATTGGATGCTTGGTTTTGCTATGATTTTACTTCCATTGGCTTTTATACCTAAAAAAATGATCCTGGGACGCCCAAAAGGAGTATTGATTTTTGCAGCATATTGCATTTTTATTGCAATGGTTTTTATAGAATAA
- a CDS encoding histidine kinase, producing MSLKKNRLFSLPIFLLWAAFSIGQNTINTAQKTYQDSTLTTLYKKLELLKTTTDNDSIAKNSLRLIKNYTSKDLKNNYIDVLFDLINYCEDNHNLECLIEAYILVGIQYRRKDLYLESLAYHNKAEELSSSSKKRGFKWRIYTNKGLLLREILEIELARENYKKSLSYVDSTNSFRKGTSFLNMSSTFEEVKDHDSMVYYGKKAFEILKEYPQRELHFIAAVNNIAYGYIKQNELDKASKLIANHIDLSKDKKNTGNVFPSYFYNTLGELNYKLKKYDTAIYYYKKSLDTLDNGHPPSNIKNLISLSEIYEIKGDLKLAIKYLRAKEKYLEKFDQIRLKREVARSQFNRVLHKKNKIITKLKEENLVTNKKAYNTKLITLGVGLTSLFIILIFLAIHQKSRLKISYLNEEISVTRLKSLKSIMNPHFLFNSFNTLQSFILQKDKFEASEHMRQLSQLIRKVLSNSESLYINFNDELEIIETYVELENKRFDNQFELEKIIDKDLITLNPRIPSMIIQPHIENAVIHGLECKKIKKLKLSFQKKNNIIQCIIEDNGIGRRKSAELKKAGKRKHLSITSKNTSERISILRKIGYQKTSLKVKDLFDDHNQPNGTKIIINLPIIN from the coding sequence ATGAGCCTTAAAAAGAATAGATTATTTTCTCTTCCTATATTTTTATTATGGGCTGCCTTTTCTATAGGACAAAATACTATTAACACTGCACAAAAAACATATCAAGATTCTACATTAACCACCTTATACAAAAAATTAGAACTCTTAAAAACAACAACTGATAACGATAGTATCGCAAAAAACAGCTTACGTCTTATCAAAAATTATACGAGCAAAGATTTAAAGAATAATTATATCGATGTCTTATTTGATTTAATCAATTATTGTGAAGATAATCATAATCTTGAATGCCTAATAGAGGCCTATATTTTGGTAGGAATACAATATCGAAGGAAGGATCTCTATTTAGAATCTTTAGCCTATCACAACAAAGCAGAAGAATTGTCATCTAGTAGTAAAAAAAGAGGTTTCAAATGGCGTATTTACACAAACAAAGGGCTTTTACTTCGTGAGATATTAGAGATCGAACTTGCTAGAGAAAATTACAAAAAGTCGTTATCCTATGTTGATTCTACCAATAGTTTTAGAAAAGGAACTTCTTTTTTAAATATGTCTTCGACATTTGAGGAAGTAAAAGATCATGATTCTATGGTGTATTATGGAAAAAAAGCTTTTGAGATATTAAAAGAATATCCTCAAAGAGAATTACATTTCATAGCCGCAGTAAACAATATAGCATATGGATATATTAAACAAAATGAACTAGATAAAGCTTCCAAACTTATAGCAAACCATATCGATTTAAGTAAAGACAAAAAAAATACAGGTAATGTTTTTCCTTCATATTTTTATAACACTTTAGGAGAGCTTAATTATAAGTTAAAAAAATACGATACTGCTATATACTATTATAAAAAATCTCTAGATACTCTAGATAACGGACACCCCCCATCAAACATCAAAAATCTTATTAGTTTATCAGAAATTTATGAAATTAAAGGGGATTTAAAACTAGCTATTAAATATCTAAGAGCGAAAGAAAAATACTTAGAAAAGTTTGACCAGATTAGATTAAAACGAGAAGTTGCTAGATCGCAGTTTAACCGGGTTTTGCACAAAAAGAATAAAATAATCACTAAACTAAAAGAAGAAAATTTAGTCACTAATAAGAAGGCATACAATACAAAATTAATCACTCTAGGAGTAGGATTAACAAGCCTTTTTATCATTCTTATATTTCTTGCAATTCATCAAAAAAGCAGGTTAAAAATATCATACCTAAATGAAGAGATAAGTGTAACGAGATTAAAATCTTTAAAATCAATAATGAACCCTCATTTTTTGTTTAATTCGTTTAATACTCTTCAAAGTTTTATACTACAAAAAGATAAGTTTGAGGCTAGTGAACATATGCGACAGCTTTCGCAATTAATACGAAAAGTATTATCAAATTCTGAGAGTCTTTATATTAACTTTAATGACGAATTAGAGATTATAGAAACCTATGTCGAATTAGAGAATAAAAGATTTGATAACCAATTCGAATTAGAAAAAATAATTGATAAAGATCTCATAACATTAAACCCGAGAATTCCATCCATGATTATTCAACCTCATATAGAAAATGCTGTTATACATGGATTAGAGTGCAAAAAGATTAAAAAATTAAAATTATCCTTTCAGAAAAAAAATAATATAATACAATGTATAATAGAAGATAACGGAATTGGGAGAAGAAAATCAGCAGAATTAAAAAAAGCTGGAAAAAGAAAGCACCTTTCTATTACTTCTAAAAATACATCAGAAAGAATAAGTATACTTCGAAAGATTGGATATCAAAAAACTTCTTTAAAAGTAAAAGATCTTTTTGATGATCATAATCAACCTAACGGCACAAAAATTATTATTAATCTTCCAATCATAAATTAA
- a CDS encoding LytR/AlgR family response regulator transcription factor, producing the protein MNIKTPLTSIIIDDEKMARNSLKVLLHNYCPEIKIIGEGEDLAALKKLLSIKNPDLIFLDIQLRNTTIFDLISNVELSGFKIIFISAHDQYALKGYKYDAVDYLLKPVDPVKLKEAVNKAKSQIEKEQESEYKRTGIYSLRDSPQIVLSDIKGSHIIKTKDIMYCIAEGNYTSIILHNQPQIVVSKNLKFFEEKLNSINFYRIHKSNLINLNYLKLLSNDDGGHIVMSDGKTLSISRDKKRKLLKRI; encoded by the coding sequence ATGAATATCAAAACCCCACTAACATCTATTATCATTGATGATGAAAAAATGGCAAGGAATAGTTTAAAAGTTTTATTACATAATTATTGCCCTGAAATAAAAATAATTGGAGAGGGAGAAGATTTAGCTGCTTTAAAGAAACTATTAAGTATAAAAAATCCGGATCTTATTTTTTTAGATATTCAACTAAGAAACACTACCATTTTTGATCTTATTTCTAACGTAGAATTATCAGGTTTTAAAATCATTTTTATTTCTGCGCATGATCAATATGCTTTAAAAGGGTATAAATATGATGCTGTCGACTATCTTTTAAAACCTGTAGACCCTGTTAAATTAAAAGAAGCTGTTAATAAAGCGAAAAGCCAAATTGAAAAAGAACAGGAATCAGAATACAAAAGAACAGGCATATATTCTTTACGGGATTCTCCACAGATTGTGTTATCAGATATCAAAGGGTCCCATATCATTAAAACCAAAGATATTATGTATTGTATCGCAGAAGGAAATTACACCTCTATTATTTTACATAATCAGCCTCAAATAGTAGTTTCTAAAAATCTAAAGTTTTTTGAAGAAAAATTGAACTCCATAAACTTTTACAGAATTCATAAATCCAACTTAATAAATCTTAATTATTTAAAATTATTAAGTAATGATGATGGGGGGCATATTGTAATGAGTGATGGAAAAACACTATCCATCTCCAGAGATAAAAAACGTAAACTTCTTAAACGCATCTAA
- a CDS encoding M57 family metalloprotease: MRRIKSLVIATAMAITLTLVSCDKDQVNAPVEESSLVVEKNVLNKIRALHFNPNGVEKVIVNDIDGTQKAMYRIEDDIMLSKSQILDMGLHGGIQNKQYRTNNLVTSTNVIRVVGYTGNNQYGLSATARTGLQYAVNNYNNENLSIRFIVSFGTSWGPNDILVYVDNSINPDPNRSAGIAGFPSNGYPFTRVRINNGANLTQTNQQLEHLLAHEIGHCVGFRHTDWDTRKTCGENSNEGVSNDGLVYIPGTAGPGGDPNSIMNACYPANTDGEWSNLDRVALNYLY, translated from the coding sequence ATGAGAAGAATCAAATCTTTAGTGATAGCCACTGCAATGGCTATTACACTAACGCTGGTGTCTTGCGATAAAGACCAGGTTAATGCTCCTGTAGAAGAATCCTCTTTAGTTGTTGAAAAAAATGTTTTAAACAAAATCAGAGCATTACATTTTAATCCTAATGGTGTAGAAAAAGTAATAGTAAATGATATTGACGGCACCCAAAAAGCAATGTACCGTATTGAAGATGACATCATGTTATCAAAATCTCAAATCTTGGATATGGGACTTCACGGGGGGATTCAAAACAAACAGTATAGAACTAATAATTTGGTAACATCAACTAATGTTATTCGTGTAGTGGGGTACACAGGTAATAATCAGTATGGATTAAGTGCTACTGCACGAACAGGTCTGCAATATGCCGTTAACAATTACAATAACGAAAATCTTAGTATTAGATTCATCGTATCTTTTGGAACAAGCTGGGGACCCAATGATATCTTGGTATATGTAGATAATAGCATAAACCCAGATCCAAACAGATCTGCAGGGATTGCAGGTTTTCCTAGTAATGGATACCCTTTTACAAGAGTTAGAATTAATAACGGGGCTAATTTAACGCAAACAAATCAGCAACTAGAACATTTATTAGCGCACGAAATTGGTCATTGCGTTGGATTTAGACATACAGATTGGGATACCAGAAAAACGTGTGGAGAAAATAGTAATGAAGGAGTAAGTAATGATGGTCTTGTATATATTCCGGGAACCGCTGGTCCTGGTGGTGACCCAAATTCTATAATGAATGCTTGTTATCCTGCTAATACCGATGGAGAATGGAGTAATCTGGATAGAGTAGCATTAAACTACCTTTACTAA
- a CDS encoding BlaI/MecI/CopY family transcriptional regulator, translating into MEKLTNKEEEIMQALWKLKKAFAKEVQAELHNAVHYNTVSTIIRNLEDKKYVGHQAYGKTHQYFPIITKEEYRSNFVSTAMKQYFNDSYKNMVSFFAKEEKITADELREILKVIEKEK; encoded by the coding sequence ATGGAAAAACTTACTAATAAAGAAGAAGAAATCATGCAGGCATTATGGAAGCTAAAAAAAGCTTTCGCAAAAGAGGTTCAAGCCGAACTACATAATGCTGTACATTACAACACCGTATCTACGATTATACGTAATCTGGAGGATAAAAAGTATGTAGGCCATCAAGCTTATGGAAAAACACATCAGTACTTCCCTATTATTACAAAAGAAGAATATCGTAGTAATTTTGTAAGCACAGCTATGAAACAATATTTTAACGACTCGTATAAAAATATGGTTTCCTTTTTTGCTAAAGAAGAGAAAATAACTGCAGATGAGTTAAGAGAGATTTTAAAAGTAATAGAAAAAGAAAAATAA
- a CDS encoding M56 family metallopeptidase — METFLIYLFKASILLSTFYGVYFLLLRKDTFFTINRHFLLVGILTSILLPFIEFTTIKFIENPVFHVTGTPLPASENVIPETLNWWLIGSILYGLGILIFLSRFGLQLLSLKKLLAHHQGRKKDGFNFIEVAQDIAPFSFFNTIVYNPALHSREELDMILKHEKIHVQQFHTLDLILVNLLLIFQWVNPFAWLYKKNLEQNLEFIADREAINQMTSRKEYQLTLLKVSSNNYSTITNNFYQSLIKKRIVMLNKQSSQSKKLWKITVILPLLSLFLWSFNTREVVRIKQDTKTNQKTSESIVFQKKREKIIEFIVDKSSSKEDLNKVKNALKNDYSLEVKFSGIKRNDAHEITSIKVDISSKKGTTNYAISNDTPINSFAIIYNSETGKIEIGQSGNNSNYVWVVDKDGKSKKGKTMKIHTGDKKNEYIFSNGDHKDIYEIHTNDNKTFAYITGDRDGEPLIYIDGKKSTKKEMEKLNSDTIEMMNVLKGKSAIKKYGDKAKNGVIEIIIKKN, encoded by the coding sequence ATGGAAACCTTCTTAATTTATCTTTTTAAAGCCAGTATTTTACTTTCGACATTTTACGGAGTTTATTTTTTGCTGCTTAGAAAAGACACTTTTTTTACGATAAACAGGCATTTTCTATTGGTTGGTATCCTCACTTCTATACTATTGCCATTCATAGAGTTTACAACCATTAAGTTTATTGAAAATCCGGTTTTTCATGTAACAGGAACACCTCTACCTGCTTCAGAAAATGTAATTCCCGAAACTTTAAACTGGTGGCTAATTGGATCCATACTTTATGGCCTGGGAATTCTTATATTTTTATCTCGTTTTGGCCTTCAACTTCTATCCTTAAAGAAATTACTAGCACATCATCAAGGCAGGAAAAAAGACGGTTTCAACTTTATTGAAGTTGCTCAGGATATCGCTCCTTTTTCTTTTTTTAATACGATCGTATACAATCCGGCATTACATTCCAGAGAAGAATTAGATATGATTTTAAAACATGAAAAAATACATGTTCAGCAATTTCATACTCTCGATTTAATACTAGTGAATCTTCTTCTCATATTTCAATGGGTAAACCCATTTGCCTGGTTATACAAAAAAAACCTGGAGCAAAACTTAGAATTTATCGCCGATCGAGAAGCTATAAATCAAATGACATCCAGAAAAGAGTATCAATTAACTTTATTAAAAGTATCATCAAATAATTACTCTACCATTACTAATAATTTTTATCAATCATTAATCAAAAAACGAATTGTTATGTTAAACAAACAAAGTTCTCAAAGTAAGAAGTTATGGAAAATCACTGTTATTCTTCCCTTGTTAAGTCTGTTTTTATGGAGTTTTAACACCCGGGAAGTTGTTAGAATCAAACAGGATACAAAAACGAATCAAAAAACTTCAGAGAGTATTGTATTTCAGAAAAAAAGGGAAAAGATTATTGAATTTATAGTCGACAAAAGCTCTTCAAAAGAAGATCTCAATAAAGTCAAAAACGCTTTAAAAAATGACTATAGTCTTGAGGTTAAGTTCTCTGGTATTAAACGAAATGATGCTCATGAAATTACGAGCATTAAAGTAGATATCTCTTCTAAAAAAGGAACGACCAACTATGCCATATCTAATGACACCCCAATTAATTCTTTTGCCATTATATACAATAGCGAAACTGGTAAAATCGAAATTGGTCAATCCGGAAATAACTCAAATTACGTATGGGTGGTTGACAAGGATGGTAAATCTAAAAAAGGAAAAACAATGAAAATCCATACTGGAGATAAGAAAAATGAGTACATTTTTAGTAATGGAGATCACAAAGATATTTATGAGATACACACCAATGACAACAAAACCTTTGCTTACATTACTGGTGATAGAGACGGTGAGCCATTAATATATATTGATGGAAAAAAATCGACCAAAAAAGAAATGGAAAAATTAAACTCTGATACCATAGAAATGATGAATGTCCTTAAAGGAAAATCTGCTATAAAAAAATATGGTGATAAAGCAAAAAATGGAGTGATCGAAATTATTATCAAAAAGAACTAA
- a CDS encoding adenine phosphoribosyltransferase, which yields MNLQDYIRDISDFPKPGILFKDITPLLANHKALVSCADQLVDLCPDGIKIDKVIGIEARGFIIGSMIAERLQAGFIPVRKKGKLPYDVKSKSYGLEYGEDTLEIHIDAIKAGEHVLIHDDVLATGGTAKAVCDLVKELGGVVVQCNFIMELEFLNGKDKLDVPRSALLKY from the coding sequence ATGAATTTACAAGATTATATCAGAGATATTTCTGACTTTCCCAAACCTGGAATTTTATTTAAAGACATTACTCCTTTATTAGCAAATCACAAAGCTTTGGTAAGTTGCGCAGATCAATTAGTTGATTTATGCCCAGACGGTATTAAAATTGATAAGGTAATTGGTATAGAAGCCAGAGGGTTTATTATAGGAAGTATGATTGCAGAACGTTTACAAGCAGGATTTATACCTGTTCGAAAAAAAGGAAAGTTACCCTATGATGTAAAATCAAAGAGTTACGGCTTAGAATATGGAGAAGATACATTAGAAATACATATCGATGCTATCAAAGCCGGAGAACATGTATTGATTCATGATGATGTACTGGCTACTGGAGGAACCGCTAAAGCTGTATGTGATTTGGTTAAAGAACTAGGTGGAGTAGTAGTACAATGCAATTTTATTATGGAGCTGGAATTTCTTAACGGAAAAGATAAACTCGATGTTCCCAGATCTGCTCTTTTAAAATATTAA